One genomic segment of Brachionichthys hirsutus isolate HB-005 chromosome 13, CSIRO-AGI_Bhir_v1, whole genome shotgun sequence includes these proteins:
- the LOC137903492 gene encoding sclerostin domain-containing protein 1-like encodes MISFAGGFLLLLLGSGAAVHNDATETRDTQLVLEAPERPAHEDANHVRNGGRRLADAARSGLDRSQVGCRELRSTKYVSDGQCTSVHPTKELVCAGECLPAHLLPNWIGGGAYSGRYWSRRDAVEWRCVIDRTRTQRIQLQCQDGGTRTYKITVVTSCKCKHYSRQQNDSGHASVSLRKAAPPQERAGGKPRVEHGPAGRIGGESNLSSHNEEFITE; translated from the exons ATGATCTCTTTCGCCGGCgggttcctgctgctgctgctgggcagCGGCGCCGCAGTTCACAATGACGCCACGGAGACGCGGGACACTCAGCTCGTCCTCGAGGCCCCAGAGCGCCCGGCTCACGAGGACGCCAACCACGTGAGAAACGGCGGGAGACGGCTGGCCGACGCCGCGCGCTCTG GCCTCGACCGAAGCCAAGTGGGGTGCCGAGAGCTGAGGTCCACAAAGTACGTCTCCGACGGCCAGTGCACCAGCGTGCACCCCACCAAGGAGCTGGTGTGTGCCGGGGAGTGCCTGCCAGCCCACCTCCTGCCCAACTGGatcgggggcggggcttacagcGGGCGGTACTGGAGCCGGCGCGATGCCGTGGAGTGGCGTTGCGTCATTGACCGGACACGGACCCAGCGGATCCAGCTGCAGTGCCAGGACGGCGGCACCAGGACCTACAAGATAACTGTGGTGACCTCGTGTAAATGCAAGCACTACTCCAGACAGCAGAACGACTCGGGGCACGCGTCCGTCAGCCTCAGGAAGGCTGCACCCCCCCAGGAGAGGGCTGGAGGGAAGCCTCGCGTAGAGCACGGGCCAGCCGGACGGATTGGAGGGGAATCGAACCTTAGTAGTCACAATGAGGAGTTCATTACTGAATAA
- the si:dkey-240h12.4 gene encoding death-associated protein kinase 2: MAAFKSENVTDFYEIGETVGSGHFGQVREVCERATGIHWAAKFLKIRKSACSRLGLDRSRVQQEVEILQAVQHSNIVTLKDVFESRAEVVLILELVSGGELFDLIAGRENLLESEAIEFMKQILEALGFIHSKSIAHFDLKPENIMLSDNVSPFPTVKLIDFGLAHRFHEGEEFRSTSGTPQYIAPEVINSEPLSTAADMWSIGVITYILLSGLSPFQGETNEETLRNIIAMSYEFNPHYFSMTSSMAKDFIQKLLVKNASDRPVAEECLLHPWIKPITRKQVTKRNRSSINMKNFKKFNARRKWKVSYNMVWVCNRLVQLKLLRGSSEPDQLQRPCESDTEDTDIKPVSLLRRRLSSSS, translated from the exons ATGGCGGCCTTCAAGTCTGAAAATGTGACCGATTTCTACGAGATTGGAGAAACCGTGGGAAG TGGACATTTCGGTCAGGTCCGAGAGGTTTGTGAGCGGGCCACTGGAATACACTGGGCGGCTAAGTTCCTGAAGATTCGGAAGAGTGCATGCAGTCGCCTGGGCCTGGACAGGAGCCGGGTCCAGCAGGAGGTGGAGATCCTCCAGGCTGTTCAACATTCAAACATTGTGACTCTCAAAGATGTTTTTGAGAGCCGAGCCGAGGTGGTGCTCATTCTGGAACT CGTGAGCGGGGGGGAGCTGTTCGACCTCATTGCTGGGAGAGAGAACCTGCTGGAGAGCGAGGCCATTGAGTTCATGAAGCAGATCCTTGAGGCGCTGGGATTCATACACAGCAAGAGCATCGCCCACTTTGACCTGAAG CCAGAGAACATCATGCTGTCGGACAACGTGTCTCCGTTCCCCACCGTCAAACTCATCGACTTCGGCTTGGCCCACCGTTTTCATGAAGGAGAGGAGTTCAGAAGCACGAGTGGCACCCCGCAGTACATCG CCCCTGAAGTGATTAACAGTGAACCTCTGAGCACGGCGGCTGATATGTG GAGCATCGGAGTCATTACCTACATTCT ACTGAGTGGCCTGTCACCGTTCCAGGGGGAGACTAACGAAGAGACTCTGAGGAACATCATCGCCATGAGCTACGAGTTTAACCCCCACTATTTCAGCATGACCAGCTCCATGGCCAAAGACTTCATACAGAAGCTGTTGGTGAAAAACGCCAG TGACAGACCGGTGGCTGAGGAGTGTCTGCTTCATCCATGGATAAAG ccaatcacacgcaAACAGGTCACCAAGAGGAATCGATCCTCAATCAATATGAAGAACTTTAAGAAGTTCAATGCCAGGCGGAAATGGAAG GTGTCCTACAACATGGTGTGGGTGTGTAACCGGCTGGTCCAGTTAAAACTGCTCAGGGGCAGCTCGGAACCAGATCAACTACAG AGACCGTGTGAAAGTGACACAGAAGACACAGACATCAAACCCGTTTCTCTGCTGCGTCGGaggctgagcagcagctcatAG